In one Corallococcus sp. EGB genomic region, the following are encoded:
- a CDS encoding pilus assembly PilX N-terminal domain-containing protein — translation MAPPPPESWSRYARRPTPPLRKRRERGFALLAALGVTLALTVTVALTVRGITREANIQGDLRRQKEAFFAAEAGLAEGREAMRLLLGDSETYNTALAQLGSPVSEPGLGSASQPWYEVLPSGSSDGWNTYSLTPEVMTPGELSNAKGEAYADYPKQSNVRYRVFVHDDADDADFTTDSNRQVWLVAVGEVVGSSGRPTRSVVQALITNDNALQLTGPGCVNRGCGPNNTFNNTLDRQAPSTQTVRFF, via the coding sequence ATGGCCCCTCCTCCCCCGGAGTCCTGGTCGCGATACGCACGACGTCCCACCCCTCCCCTCAGAAAGCGACGTGAGCGCGGCTTCGCGCTGCTGGCGGCCCTGGGTGTCACGCTCGCGCTCACCGTGACGGTGGCCTTGACGGTTCGCGGCATCACCCGCGAGGCCAACATCCAGGGTGACCTGCGCCGTCAGAAGGAGGCGTTCTTCGCCGCAGAGGCGGGACTCGCGGAGGGACGCGAAGCGATGCGCCTCCTGCTCGGGGACTCGGAGACCTACAACACCGCGCTCGCCCAACTCGGCTCCCCCGTGAGCGAACCCGGGCTCGGGTCCGCCAGCCAGCCCTGGTACGAGGTCCTTCCGTCGGGTTCCTCCGACGGCTGGAACACGTACTCGCTCACGCCGGAGGTCATGACTCCCGGCGAACTCTCGAACGCGAAGGGCGAGGCCTACGCGGACTACCCGAAGCAGTCCAACGTCCGCTACCGCGTCTTCGTCCACGACGACGCGGACGATGCCGACTTCACCACCGACAGCAACCGTCAGGTCTGGCTCGTCGCCGTGGGCGAAGTGGTGGGCAGCAGCGGGCGCCCCACCCGCTCCGTCGTCCAGGCCCTCATCACCAATGACAATGCCTTGCAGCTCACCGGCCCGGGCTGCGTGAACCGCGGCTGCGGCCCCAACAACACCTTCAACAACACCCTGGACCGCCAGGCCCCGTCCACCCAGACCGTCCGCTTCTTCTGA
- a CDS encoding histidinol-phosphate transaminase → MTRAAHRRPPPLHRCGPTPVKGAPYPAPRAGPSHSSSAGRTAVSDFISTRRALLAGAAATTAGLALGPGLVRAAPGPRPRPGSDPVRLFSNENRYGPCEGAMRAIRDSLHLSSRYAALDAVQSLRRLIAEHEDVSPEHILLTAGSLEALCAVAGEYASGGGGVVCAQLTFPALPSFAEHVGGKVTRVPLDANLAHDLDAMEAHVSPDTRLVSVCNPSNPTGTIVDPSRLRAFCEAVSTRATVLVDEVYIHYLEPAPGQSMVDLVRAGKKVIVARSFSKIYGLAGMRVGYAIAQPDVVKRLTEWKMALPNPLSVAAAQASLQDAQFVSRMRKLNAESRKVTASVLDELGLKYVAGHANFMWISLSADQLDLPARLAPHGFHVTTVPSTPIPSDISALRLTLGTVEEMRAFGTALRATLKGRG, encoded by the coding sequence ATGACCCGCGCCGCTCACCGACGCCCGCCTCCTCTTCACAGATGCGGGCCCACCCCGGTGAAGGGAGCCCCATACCCTGCTCCTCGCGCTGGGCCCTCCCACTCCTCCAGCGCGGGGAGAACCGCCGTGTCCGACTTCATTTCCACCCGCAGAGCCCTTCTCGCTGGAGCCGCCGCGACCACCGCGGGCCTCGCCCTGGGGCCTGGACTCGTACGGGCCGCACCGGGCCCCCGGCCGCGGCCCGGCTCCGACCCGGTCCGACTCTTCTCCAACGAGAACCGCTACGGCCCTTGCGAGGGCGCCATGCGCGCCATCCGCGACTCCCTCCATCTCAGCAGCCGCTACGCCGCGCTCGACGCCGTCCAATCGCTGAGGCGCCTCATCGCGGAGCATGAGGACGTGTCACCGGAGCACATCCTCCTCACGGCCGGCTCCCTCGAGGCCTTGTGCGCCGTCGCGGGCGAGTACGCCTCGGGAGGCGGCGGCGTCGTCTGCGCGCAGCTGACCTTTCCCGCGCTTCCCTCGTTCGCTGAACACGTCGGCGGCAAGGTGACGCGCGTTCCGCTCGACGCGAACCTGGCCCATGACCTGGACGCCATGGAGGCCCATGTGAGCCCGGACACCCGGCTGGTCTCCGTGTGCAACCCCAGCAACCCCACGGGCACCATCGTCGACCCGTCGCGCCTGCGCGCCTTCTGCGAGGCGGTGTCCACCCGCGCCACCGTGCTGGTGGACGAGGTCTACATCCACTACCTTGAGCCCGCCCCTGGCCAGTCCATGGTGGACCTGGTGCGCGCCGGGAAGAAGGTCATCGTCGCGCGCTCCTTCTCCAAGATTTATGGGCTCGCCGGCATGCGCGTGGGCTACGCCATCGCCCAGCCTGACGTCGTCAAGCGGCTCACCGAGTGGAAGATGGCGCTCCCCAACCCGCTCTCCGTCGCGGCGGCCCAGGCGAGCCTCCAGGACGCGCAGTTCGTCTCGCGCATGCGCAAGCTCAACGCGGAGTCGCGCAAGGTCACCGCCAGCGTGCTGGACGAGCTGGGGCTGAAGTACGTGGCGGGCCATGCCAACTTCATGTGGATCTCCCTGAGCGCCGACCAGCTCGACCTGCCCGCGCGGCTCGCGCCCCACGGCTTCCACGTCACGACCGTCCCGAGCACCCCCATCCCCTCGGACATCTCCGCCCTGCGGCTCACGCTCGGCACGGTGGAGGAGATGCGCGCGTTCGGCACCGCGCTGCGCGCGACGCTGAAGGGCCGTGGCTGA
- a CDS encoding pilus assembly protein: MKTRTLAARRGVALLEAMVASVVLVLGLMAAMAMILQTNRANRRTLTDTQAQTLAEQSLENIVSMGCTRSPPCGNIAALDGTRSTVWQTAAGAVLTSKPVAPVVAREYEVSVDVDGSVQASLNENGAVGVPAVNRSLRGKGPGNLVNVRVSVSWADPARTGRQVVVLQTRMAP, from the coding sequence ATGAAGACCCGAACGCTCGCGGCCCGCCGCGGTGTCGCGCTGCTGGAAGCGATGGTCGCGTCGGTGGTGCTCGTCCTCGGGCTGATGGCGGCCATGGCGATGATCCTGCAGACGAACCGCGCCAACCGCCGGACCCTCACCGACACGCAGGCGCAGACGCTCGCGGAGCAGTCGCTGGAGAACATCGTCTCCATGGGCTGCACGCGCTCACCGCCGTGCGGCAACATCGCCGCGCTGGACGGCACGCGCTCCACGGTGTGGCAGACCGCCGCCGGGGCGGTGCTGACGTCGAAGCCCGTGGCGCCCGTCGTCGCGCGCGAATACGAAGTCTCGGTGGACGTGGACGGCTCCGTGCAGGCGAGCCTCAACGAGAACGGCGCCGTCGGGGTGCCGGCCGTGAACCGCTCCCTCCGGGGGAAGGGCCCCGGGAACCTCGTCAACGTGAGGGTCAGCGTCAGCTGGGCGGATCCCGCCCGGACCGGACGCCAGGTGGTGGTCCTCCAGACGCGGATGGCGCCATGA
- a CDS encoding helix-turn-helix domain-containing protein, whose product MRTVFSTDAVAEQERHEYWQELASKVFLGLRTERKKPGPFFGRLDHRDAGPLGVTYLHSSAQSVHRGETEIARAPRECYFLCMQVAGVCRLRQGREERFSHPGDVELFDGTRPGEISFDADYRRIVIVAPYSTLRPRLSHPDEMVGSVLHTREGVGALVAAYLRAFAENQVAEPVAGSVSENLLDLLALAFNTQGRNIQTNTASVREARRHALRVYVEQHLAEPSLSPATAAAHFHMSTRYLHGLFAEAGESFMRWVLSRRLARCRKALEDPDMGVRSIADIAFSWGFQDLTHFGRAFKKAYGMTPRDWRQERALQRTYRRP is encoded by the coding sequence ATGCGCACAGTCTTCTCCACGGACGCGGTCGCTGAGCAGGAGCGGCACGAGTACTGGCAGGAATTGGCGAGCAAGGTATTTTTGGGGCTGCGGACGGAGCGCAAGAAGCCTGGGCCCTTCTTCGGACGGCTTGATCACCGTGACGCCGGGCCGTTGGGGGTGACGTATCTCCATTCCTCGGCCCAGAGCGTTCACCGGGGGGAGACGGAGATCGCCCGAGCGCCCCGGGAGTGCTACTTCCTCTGTATGCAGGTGGCCGGGGTCTGCCGACTGCGTCAGGGACGCGAGGAGCGATTCTCTCACCCCGGAGATGTGGAACTCTTTGACGGAACCCGGCCAGGAGAAATCTCGTTCGACGCGGACTACCGCCGCATCGTCATCGTGGCGCCCTATTCCACGCTGCGGCCACGACTTTCACATCCAGATGAGATGGTGGGCAGTGTGCTCCATACCCGGGAGGGCGTGGGGGCCCTGGTGGCCGCCTACCTGCGCGCCTTCGCGGAGAACCAGGTCGCTGAACCCGTGGCGGGCTCTGTCTCGGAGAATCTGCTGGACCTCCTCGCGCTGGCCTTCAACACCCAGGGCCGCAATATCCAGACGAACACCGCGAGCGTGCGAGAGGCCCGGCGGCACGCCCTCCGCGTCTACGTCGAGCAGCACCTCGCGGAGCCATCGCTCAGCCCAGCGACAGCCGCCGCCCATTTCCACATGTCCACGCGCTACTTGCATGGGCTGTTCGCGGAAGCGGGTGAGAGCTTCATGCGGTGGGTCCTCTCGCGTCGCCTGGCTCGCTGCCGAAAAGCCCTCGAGGACCCAGACATGGGCGTGCGGAGCATCGCGGACATCGCTTTCAGCTGGGGCTTCCAGGACCTCACTCACTTCGGCCGCGCCTTCAAGAAGGCATACGGCATGACTCCCCGAGACTGGCGCCAAGAGCGAGCCCTACAGCGGACCTACCGACGCCCTTGA
- a CDS encoding DUF4114 domain-containing protein, giving the protein MKPALRYAAVSALLLVPLLTQAQGLSQLCQDVLNQDKQPNFQASGFDTNQSVNITTENPPRLQLNTNLTVLDPEHIYFPFDQHVTISYVYESAGASHALGYMYLDDVKARGYADANGNLVDSNGNGILDLHEDLFNLAPTSGAKARPYIGPYTSAGVPNRRCNVSFTSGGFTYNQPELAMNGSCASTFSSQQSVKDARPGQTGNTIKVDLVGTTMGGAPTSPAFSDRGVFDYIPNLLEPADPRNNKMGLGKMVFLLSDDDTDLTVFNNLAPVADSSATADGVPDYDVSKYDANGLQRATNPDPGITTYDRTVDLGQIEGGKEVVFFLVVFYDATHNPTSTSGGTVYPCLRKDSDDKCSLHLRTSISVFFSKSAWNLDQNSVGGTMTAERNIGCSYNANCNPSSPTTANGACAVSGSKELLCGWLEGPKTNVNSTLGRLNTAAYGNLDMPMEKESIPRPANNRMAHVIMGAPSTDPFRWILGFEDLNGGGDRDFNDVVFMINKENGGGVRSGTVSGDISPSVAEDFTITKVRFRRQDDSAPAPRTCSGGAPCWSEEIPGACRPAGGPLPTIRYAVAVDCRICSNGTCTRNPTPTWYPVEFPNTSPPTQEVELDMLALGFTGSQLCWKADITSPNERCRPIIDNVDVGYQAVRAGTYARASPSTVGNAIVWGANETPGRGWGQGWTAPSYTGMPPATTRAYDGTTDLSVRGHIYFRSLYDPEAPNKTNVVERWNAGRVMAVALTRGRDPSTRSLFTMDSAGARTDIGTAAANSASTSPLFPDSLCDTVVNGRYVFDLNNDGICGTPTHPFKQITDDTNDRAFLRDWLYGWENRNAPGRSSVRRAWPVGGINLSTVALAVPPFLDGWYQNARVVERDQYRKNFMEPLKDRRTLAYVGTVSGYLHAFDAGAYRTGAKDGCLAQDQQRGYFAPKSCTGNPAPRDYGTGEEQFAYLPKLLLDRYVNRYARFLGSGNLPRPQVDASPTIANVDFGVPGKPAWTLSSTASKTQGAKTVLVSATGKGSPAVFALDITRPDLPAQFPLPLWEFSLGDSAVQQAFTDARNADKSTPKKVKLPDDSGSRHAPSVVRLAWGSKSNAVWTAVVGTDYVPSSGRAGTLYLLDMKTGRPLDLGTTTAGRMAGVITLDDGSGIAGESALVDLDQDGTYEVLYVPTTSGRVYRINLEQVDTSSPLGAKVSRCRVADAPVDVSLSSSAAKGQDQSYQQLYSNLAVKVADASTGPVVRFYFGTADNPDETSDGPADNTSYRYHLLGYEDPDPTGSKGCAALTPLWVKPLDAGQAVWGGVSLSQDQVYATTAVGKAADICGLSSTVSGRFYAVGQLNTGTAAPTMKSAALQGQGVSAPVVHDEHLFVLTADGKMLMVGNDSWNNDTGSTAATRSRVLFWEPVPEGRLPK; this is encoded by the coding sequence ATGAAGCCCGCCCTCCGTTACGCCGCCGTCTCCGCGCTCCTGCTGGTGCCCCTGCTCACCCAGGCCCAGGGGCTCAGCCAGCTCTGCCAGGACGTGCTCAACCAGGACAAGCAGCCCAACTTCCAGGCCAGCGGGTTCGACACGAACCAGTCCGTCAACATCACCACGGAGAACCCGCCCCGGCTCCAGCTCAACACCAACCTCACGGTGCTGGACCCCGAGCACATCTACTTCCCGTTCGATCAACACGTCACCATCAGCTACGTCTACGAGTCGGCCGGTGCGTCGCACGCGCTCGGCTACATGTACCTGGACGATGTGAAGGCGCGCGGCTACGCGGACGCCAACGGGAACCTCGTCGACAGCAACGGCAATGGCATCCTCGACTTGCACGAGGACCTCTTCAACCTGGCGCCCACCAGCGGCGCCAAGGCCCGTCCCTATATCGGGCCGTACACCTCGGCGGGCGTGCCCAACCGCCGCTGCAACGTCTCCTTCACCTCCGGCGGCTTCACCTACAACCAGCCCGAACTGGCGATGAACGGCAGCTGCGCGTCCACCTTCAGCTCGCAGCAGTCCGTGAAGGACGCGCGGCCGGGACAGACGGGCAACACCATCAAGGTGGACCTCGTGGGCACCACCATGGGCGGCGCCCCCACCTCGCCCGCGTTCTCCGACCGCGGCGTCTTCGACTACATCCCCAACCTGTTGGAGCCCGCGGATCCCCGCAACAACAAGATGGGCCTGGGGAAGATGGTCTTCCTCCTGTCCGATGACGACACGGACCTGACCGTCTTCAACAACCTCGCCCCGGTCGCGGACTCGAGCGCCACCGCCGACGGCGTCCCCGACTACGACGTCTCCAAGTACGACGCCAACGGCCTGCAGCGCGCCACCAACCCGGATCCGGGCATCACCACCTACGACCGCACCGTGGACCTGGGACAGATTGAAGGCGGCAAGGAGGTCGTCTTCTTCCTCGTCGTCTTCTACGACGCGACCCACAACCCGACGTCCACGAGCGGCGGCACCGTCTACCCGTGCCTGCGCAAGGACTCGGACGACAAGTGCTCGCTCCACCTGCGCACGTCCATCTCCGTCTTCTTCTCCAAGTCGGCGTGGAACCTGGACCAGAACTCCGTGGGCGGCACCATGACGGCCGAGCGCAACATCGGGTGCAGCTACAACGCGAACTGCAACCCGAGCAGCCCCACCACGGCCAACGGCGCCTGCGCCGTGTCCGGCAGCAAGGAGCTGCTGTGCGGCTGGCTGGAGGGCCCCAAGACCAACGTCAACTCCACGCTGGGCCGGTTGAACACGGCGGCCTACGGCAACCTCGACATGCCCATGGAGAAGGAGTCCATCCCCCGGCCCGCCAACAACCGCATGGCCCACGTCATCATGGGCGCGCCGAGCACCGACCCGTTCCGATGGATCTTGGGGTTCGAGGACCTCAACGGCGGCGGTGACCGCGACTTCAACGACGTCGTGTTCATGATCAACAAGGAGAATGGCGGTGGCGTCCGCTCGGGCACCGTGTCCGGCGACATCTCCCCGAGCGTCGCCGAGGACTTCACCATCACCAAGGTCCGCTTCCGCCGGCAGGATGACAGCGCGCCCGCGCCGCGGACGTGCAGCGGCGGCGCCCCGTGCTGGTCGGAGGAGATCCCCGGCGCGTGCCGGCCCGCCGGCGGACCGCTGCCCACCATCCGCTACGCCGTGGCGGTGGACTGCCGCATCTGCAGCAACGGAACCTGCACGCGCAACCCCACCCCCACCTGGTACCCCGTGGAGTTCCCCAACACCTCGCCTCCGACGCAGGAGGTGGAGCTGGACATGCTGGCGCTGGGCTTCACCGGCTCGCAGCTGTGCTGGAAGGCGGACATCACCAGCCCGAACGAGCGGTGCCGTCCCATCATCGACAACGTCGACGTGGGCTACCAGGCCGTGCGCGCCGGCACCTACGCGCGCGCGTCTCCGTCCACGGTGGGCAACGCCATCGTCTGGGGCGCGAACGAGACGCCGGGACGTGGCTGGGGCCAGGGCTGGACCGCGCCCAGCTACACCGGCATGCCCCCAGCCACCACGCGCGCGTATGACGGCACCACGGACCTGTCCGTGCGCGGGCACATCTACTTCCGCTCGCTTTACGACCCGGAGGCCCCCAACAAGACGAACGTCGTCGAGCGCTGGAACGCAGGCCGCGTCATGGCGGTCGCGCTGACCAGGGGCCGCGACCCCAGCACCCGCAGCCTCTTCACGATGGACAGCGCGGGTGCACGCACGGACATCGGGACGGCCGCCGCCAACAGCGCGTCCACCAGCCCGCTCTTCCCCGACTCGCTCTGCGACACGGTGGTCAACGGCCGCTACGTCTTCGACCTGAACAACGACGGCATCTGCGGCACGCCCACGCACCCGTTCAAGCAGATCACGGACGACACCAACGACCGCGCCTTCCTGCGCGACTGGCTGTATGGCTGGGAGAACCGGAACGCGCCCGGCCGGTCGAGCGTGCGGCGCGCCTGGCCCGTGGGCGGCATCAACCTGTCCACCGTGGCACTGGCCGTGCCGCCGTTCCTCGACGGCTGGTACCAGAACGCCCGCGTCGTCGAGCGCGACCAGTACCGCAAGAACTTCATGGAGCCGCTGAAGGACCGCCGCACCCTCGCCTACGTCGGCACGGTGAGCGGTTACCTGCACGCGTTCGACGCGGGGGCGTACCGCACCGGCGCGAAGGATGGCTGCCTCGCCCAGGACCAGCAGCGCGGCTACTTCGCGCCCAAGTCGTGCACGGGAAACCCGGCGCCGCGCGACTACGGCACCGGCGAGGAGCAGTTCGCCTACCTGCCGAAGCTCCTGCTGGACCGCTACGTCAACCGCTACGCGCGCTTCCTCGGGTCGGGCAACCTGCCCCGCCCGCAGGTGGATGCGTCGCCCACCATCGCGAACGTGGACTTCGGCGTACCCGGCAAGCCCGCGTGGACGTTGTCCAGCACGGCCTCGAAGACGCAGGGCGCGAAGACGGTCCTCGTGTCCGCCACGGGCAAGGGAAGCCCGGCGGTGTTCGCGCTCGACATCACCCGGCCGGACCTGCCCGCGCAGTTCCCCCTGCCCCTCTGGGAGTTCAGCCTGGGGGACAGCGCCGTGCAGCAGGCCTTCACGGACGCGCGCAACGCGGACAAGTCCACGCCCAAGAAGGTGAAGCTGCCGGATGACTCCGGCTCGCGCCACGCGCCCAGCGTGGTGCGGCTGGCGTGGGGCTCCAAGAGCAACGCCGTCTGGACCGCCGTCGTCGGCACGGACTACGTCCCCAGCTCGGGCCGGGCGGGCACGCTCTACCTGCTGGACATGAAGACGGGCCGTCCGCTGGACCTGGGCACCACCACCGCGGGCCGCATGGCGGGCGTCATCACCCTGGATGACGGCTCGGGCATCGCCGGCGAGTCCGCGCTGGTGGACCTGGATCAGGACGGCACCTACGAGGTCCTCTACGTCCCCACCACCTCCGGCCGCGTCTACCGCATCAACCTGGAGCAGGTGGACACGAGCTCCCCGCTGGGCGCCAAGGTGAGCCGGTGCCGCGTGGCGGACGCGCCGGTGGACGTGTCGTTGAGCAGCAGCGCGGCGAAGGGACAGGACCAGAGCTACCAGCAGCTCTACTCCAACCTGGCGGTGAAGGTGGCGGACGCCTCCACCGGCCCGGTGGTGCGCTTCTACTTCGGCACGGCGGACAACCCGGACGAGACCTCCGACGGGCCGGCGGACAACACCAGCTACCGCTACCACCTGCTCGGCTACGAGGATCCGGATCCCACGGGCAGCAAGGGCTGCGCGGCGCTGACGCCGCTCTGGGTGAAGCCGCTGGACGCGGGCCAGGCGGTGTGGGGCGGCGTCTCGCTGTCGCAGGACCAGGTCTACGCCACCACGGCGGTGGGCAAGGCCGCGGACATCTGCGGCCTGAGCAGCACGGTGAGCGGGCGCTTCTACGCCGTGGGCCAGCTCAACACCGGAACGGCGGCGCCCACGATGAAGAGCGCGGCCCTCCAGGGCCAGGGCGTCAGCGCGCCGGTGGTGCATGACGAGCACCTCTTCGTGCTCACCGCGGACGGAAAGATGCTGATGGTGGGCAACGACAGCTGGAACAACGACACCGGAAGCACCGCGGCCACGCGCTCGCGGGTCCTCTTCTGGGAGCCCGTGCCGGAAGGGCGGTTGCCGAAATGA
- a CDS encoding Tfp pilus assembly protein FimT/FimU, translating into MKGPRDSHEAPMNGARGMTLLELMAVLAVFALMTTLSVAGMRGNLERRRESGASRELESAALEARQRAQATNQPIRFVVDANARQANGTTGSVARWERPVCDNTWDSDSCPATRCLTKTCRQDPSCCDETGDDIPLPPSMNASQVSGLCFLPASGRAVRAEGDLSCLRTSRGLPDALAAATPGTLKLTYSSGRVPTLFRVEGLTGMVSVLDCDAPSASAYAGKGCP; encoded by the coding sequence ATGAAGGGGCCCCGTGACTCGCACGAGGCTCCGATGAACGGCGCGCGCGGGATGACGTTGCTGGAGTTGATGGCGGTGCTGGCCGTGTTCGCCCTGATGACGACGCTGTCGGTGGCGGGCATGCGCGGCAACCTGGAGCGCCGGCGCGAGAGCGGTGCCTCGCGCGAGCTGGAGTCCGCGGCGCTGGAAGCGCGCCAGCGGGCCCAGGCCACCAACCAGCCCATCCGCTTCGTCGTGGACGCGAACGCGCGGCAGGCGAATGGAACGACAGGCAGCGTGGCCCGCTGGGAGCGGCCGGTGTGTGACAACACCTGGGACAGCGACTCCTGCCCGGCCACGCGCTGCCTGACGAAGACGTGCCGCCAGGACCCGTCGTGCTGCGACGAGACGGGCGACGACATCCCACTCCCCCCGTCGATGAATGCCTCCCAGGTGAGCGGGCTGTGCTTCCTGCCCGCGTCGGGACGGGCCGTGCGCGCCGAGGGGGACCTGAGCTGCCTGCGCACGAGCCGCGGGCTTCCTGACGCGCTCGCGGCGGCCACGCCCGGGACGCTGAAGCTCACCTATTCGTCAGGGCGCGTGCCCACGCTGTTCCGGGTCGAGGGACTGACGGGCATGGTGAGCGTGCTCGACTGCGACGCGCCGTCCGCGAGCGCCTACGCGGGCAAGGGGTGCCCGTAG
- a CDS encoding c-type cytochrome: protein MRVHLLPALLLLAPLASAEDRGEVLFNQACSRCHVARVPTKAEPTSGLIAASRGNGPNLGELMQRRTYAQVRTWIQGPHRIRPDTGCDTRMLAPSDLDTLMSFLATASQPPEPPRKERLRQELEQQLAERRAKETR from the coding sequence ATGCGTGTCCACCTGCTCCCCGCGCTGCTCCTCCTCGCCCCGCTCGCTTCCGCGGAGGACCGCGGCGAGGTCCTCTTCAATCAGGCCTGCTCCCGCTGTCACGTCGCCCGCGTGCCGACGAAGGCCGAGCCCACCTCCGGCCTCATCGCCGCGTCCAGGGGCAACGGCCCCAACCTGGGTGAGCTGATGCAACGCCGCACCTACGCCCAGGTCCGCACGTGGATCCAGGGCCCGCATCGCATCCGGCCCGACACGGGCTGTGACACGCGCATGCTCGCGCCCTCCGACCTGGACACGCTCATGTCCTTCCTCGCCACTGCCTCCCAGCCCCCCGAACCTCCACGCAAGGAGCGGTTGCGCCAGGAGCTGGAGCAGCAGCTGGCCGAGCGCCGCGCGAAGGAGACGCGATGA
- a CDS encoding prepilin-type N-terminal cleavage/methylation domain-containing protein — protein MRRRTSLQRGFTLVELMVGAAVSLALIALALGASVQLQQRSAQEQQTMLAQANGRALKEFLVSELLRVGAGMGNATMVFSQGDTRQGLTVWTAPDLSVGRPPLLAADPGFKLPPASGPYAGMASDALQLWWGDSRGLIELDDCPGGKAYRVREGGAERFCTAPSPPTELQPVAGQTTPAFLVNASQALACHVELRQVQAGAREVSAFAGTGTLRTQTGPCVDAQDAVWERTGWLLMRAQGSAYRVNWASGDPVLEYLAPGATTWTPVSRDVERLKVRQGLIDLSQPQLPLRWFPDAAAGRPGLDACTRGQAPCAVDAGPADAPEAAPTSDAELLRLLQERVRSVEVTLVVRSPRRDQASVQAGETDEDGFPRDGYRRRTLTFRVSLRNPAIAGRVP, from the coding sequence ATGAGACGCAGGACTTCACTCCAGCGGGGCTTCACGTTGGTGGAGCTGATGGTCGGCGCCGCGGTGTCCCTGGCGCTGATCGCCTTGGCCCTGGGCGCCAGCGTGCAGTTGCAGCAGCGCTCGGCGCAGGAACAGCAGACGATGCTGGCGCAGGCCAACGGGCGCGCCCTCAAGGAGTTCCTCGTCTCCGAACTGCTCCGCGTCGGCGCGGGCATGGGGAACGCGACGATGGTCTTCTCCCAGGGAGACACGCGCCAGGGCCTCACCGTGTGGACGGCGCCGGATTTGTCGGTGGGCCGGCCGCCCCTCCTCGCCGCGGATCCGGGCTTCAAGCTTCCGCCCGCGAGCGGCCCCTACGCGGGCATGGCCTCGGACGCGCTCCAGCTGTGGTGGGGCGACAGCCGGGGCCTCATCGAGTTGGATGACTGCCCGGGCGGCAAGGCCTACCGGGTGCGCGAGGGCGGCGCGGAGCGCTTCTGCACGGCGCCCTCGCCTCCCACGGAGCTGCAGCCTGTCGCGGGGCAGACCACGCCCGCGTTCCTGGTCAACGCCAGCCAGGCGCTGGCCTGCCACGTGGAGCTGCGGCAGGTGCAGGCCGGGGCCAGGGAGGTCTCCGCCTTCGCGGGCACGGGGACGCTGCGAACCCAGACCGGTCCCTGCGTGGACGCGCAGGACGCCGTGTGGGAACGCACGGGGTGGCTGCTGATGCGGGCCCAGGGCTCGGCATACCGGGTGAACTGGGCCTCGGGCGATCCCGTCCTCGAATACCTCGCTCCGGGGGCCACGACGTGGACCCCGGTGAGCCGCGACGTGGAGCGGCTGAAGGTCCGTCAGGGGCTCATCGACCTGTCCCAGCCGCAGCTGCCCCTGCGCTGGTTCCCGGACGCGGCGGCCGGCAGGCCCGGGCTGGATGCCTGCACGCGAGGCCAGGCGCCGTGCGCGGTGGACGCCGGGCCCGCGGACGCTCCCGAGGCGGCCCCTACGTCCGACGCGGAGCTGCTGCGGCTCCTCCAGGAGCGAGTCCGGTCCGTCGAGGTGACGCTCGTGGTGCGTTCGCCCCGGCGCGATCAGGCCTCCGTCCAGGCGGGCGAGACCGATGAAGACGGCTTTCCGCGGGATGGCTATCGCCGTCGCACCCTCACCTTCCGGGTCAGCCTCCGCAACCCGGCCATCGCGGGACGGGTGCCATGA